In Oryza brachyantha chromosome 1, ObraRS2, whole genome shotgun sequence, the following are encoded in one genomic region:
- the LOC102709695 gene encoding protein NETWORKED 2D-like isoform X1, translating to MLQRAASNAYSWWWASHIRTKQSKWLDSHLQDMEHRVKCMLLLLGEEADSFSKRAEMYYKRRPEVITQVEEVYRAYRGLADRYDIMSGELHKANHTIATAFPDQVQYAMLEEEDDNIPKAFTPVDQRRIHKSTVDGLMMKKKKKGGGGGEQLPPSGGTAPIDKDNAREEISRLQKEILVMQTEKEFIKSSYETGIAKYWDLEKNINEMQEQVCHFQDKFDESAVIEDDEARALMTATALKSCQDTIVKLQEQRKTSAGQAMGESERVKLLRERVKAIMNGHGRTLPEPGDKNARKSHGLEMEEAQHVRAGEFETQTVLDKIKEHFERDGDISVAEITEQIDELVDKVVDLELMVSSQTSQVDRLCRENSELEDSLRSLEEENASLVSGSDEVNERLKKLEEEMVRVQALESCFHKDESTIRSSFREAISRLSDISEMLQSPAASARTLPDAKAEAEVDPGQKSASAAATQEVDPGEKSAAAATQEVETEAEVDPGKKSASATATQEVDPGEKSAAAAATPAVEERGISRERGSLVRLRHISSDNLGGCDDDDALQAEEGGDEAKKKVAEYKALLEEHKRKLAELERKNQECMQEIKSLRELVSSSEAAAGGGDGSGGRRGHRRTPSYSLGHHRKQSLSSISRMIRMGSTIPEGDESSSSEVEEVKLELPAVATSSSSSPSPLEDKFRKDIDTLLEENLEFWMKFSSSLQRVQEFQRKHDELLLQLQQASNGDKQKQEQQLRALKTELQVWSEQNAMLRGELQCRFASLCDVQEEITAALEGEEGHGFTSYQAAKFQGEVLNMQQENNRVSDELQAGQDHVKGLQAEIEKRLLHGGVALPDADAAAGPPALTRVASKSKVPLQSFLFPAKTKKPSLFARVTPVVLQKQQPDLRFLAKLQPR from the exons ATGCTGCAGCGGGCGGCGAGCAATGCGTATTCATGGTGGTGGGCGAGCCACATCCGCACCAAGCAGTCCAAATGGCTTGATAGCCACCTCCAAG ATATGGAACACAGGGTCAAGTGCATGCTGTTACTCCTCGGAGAGGAAGCAGATTCCTTCTCGAAGAGGGCGGAGATGTACTACAAAAGGCGGCCGGAGGTGATCACTCAGGTGGAGGAAGTGTACCGGGCGTACAGGGGCCTGGCCGACCGCTACGACATCATGTCCGGCGAACTGCACAAAGCAAACCATACTATCGCGACGGCTTTCCCTGACCAAGTGCAGTACGCGATGCTCGAAGAGGAGGACGACAACATCCCCAAGGCGTTCACCCCTGTGGATCAGCGTAGAATCCACAAGTCCACTGTTGACGGgctgatgatgaagaagaagaagaaaggaggaggaggaggagagcagcTGCCGCCTTCAGGTGGCACGGCTCCCATCGACAAGGACAACGCTCGCGAGGAGATCAGCAGACTACAGAAAGAGATACTTGTGATGCAGACCGAGAAAGAATTCATCAAGAGCTCATACGAGACTGGCATCGCAAAGTACTGGGATCTTGAGAAGAACATCAACGAGATGCAGGAACAGGTTTGCCATTTCCAAGACAAGTTCGACGAAAGTGCGGTGATTGAGGATGACGAAGCCAGGGCCTTGATGACAGCAACCGCGCTTAAATCTTGCCAGGACACCATCGTCAAGCTGCAGGAGCAGCGGAAGACATCAGCCGGCCAGGCGATGGGCGAGTCGGAGAGGGTCAAGCTTCTGCGAGAGAGGGTCAAGGCTATAATGAACGGGCATGGCAGAACTCTGCCGGAGCCCGGCGATAAGAACGCGAGGAAGAGTCATGGGCTTGAGATGGAAGAGGCGCAGCATGTCAGAGCCGGTGAATTCGAGACGCAGACGGTACTGGACAAGATCAAGGAACATTTTGAGAGGGACGGCGACATCTCGGTGGCGGAAATCACAGAACAGATCGACGAGCTTGTTGACAAAGTGGTTGATTTGGAGCTTATGGTGTCATCGCAGACGTCGCAGGTAGACAGGCTTTGCCGGGAGAACAGCGAGCTGGAGGATTCCCTGAGGAGTTTGGAGGAAGAGAACGCGTCCCTTGTCAGCGGGTCGGATGAAGTAAACGAGAGGCTGAAGAAGCTAGAAGAGGAGATGGTGAGAGTGCAGGCTCTGGAGAGCTGCTTCCACAAGGACGAGAGCACAATCCGGTCGAGTTTCAGGGAAGCCATAAGCAGACTGAGTGATATCTCAGAGATGTTGCAGTCACCGGCGGCCTCTGCACGCACATTGCCAGATGcgaaggcggaggcggaggtggatcCTGGTCAAAAatcagcatcagcagcagcaacgcaGGAGGTGGATCCTGGTGAaaaatcagcagcagcagcaacgcaGGAGGTGGAGactgaggcggaggtggatcCTGGTAAAAAATCAGCATCAGCAACAGCAACGCAGGAGGTGGATCCTGGTGAaaaatcagcagcagcagcagcaacgccggcggtggaggagagaggaattTCGCGGGAGAGAGGGTCGTTGGTACGGCTGCGTCACATCTCCTCCGATAACCTGGGAGGATGTGACGACGATGACGCGCTgcaggcggaggagggaggagacgaGGCGAAGAAGAAGGTGGCTGAGTACAAGGCTCTCCTCGAGGAGCACAAGAGGAAGCTGGCGGAGTTGGAGAGGAAGAACCAGGAGTGCATGCAGGAGATCAAGTCGCTGCGTGAGCTGGTGAGCAgctcggaggcggcggcaggaggaggagacggcagcggcgggcggcgtggGCACCGGAGGACGCCGAGCTATTCGTTGGGGCACCACCGGAAGCAGAGCCTGTCTTCCATCTCGAGGATGATCAGGATGGGGTCGACCATCCCTGAAGGCGacgagagcagcagcagcgaggtggaggaggtgaaacTGGAGCTGCCCGCCGTggccacgtcgtcgtcgtcgtcgccgtcgcccctggAGGACAAGTTCCGCAAGGACATCGACACGCTGCTGGAGGAGAACCTGGAGTTCTGGATGAAGTTCAGCTCCTCCCTGCAGCGGGTGCAGGAGTTCCAGCGCAAGCACgacgagctgctgctgcagctgcagcaggcGAGCAACGGCGACAAGCagaagcaggagcagcagctgaGGGCGCTCAAGACGGAGCTGCAGGTGTGGTCGGAGCAGAACGCGATGCTGCGGGGAGAGCTGCAGTGCAGGTTCGCGTCCCTGTGCGACGTGCAGGAGGAGATcacggcggcgctggagggggaggagggccACGGGTTCACGTCGTACCAGGCGGCCAAGTTCCAGGGCGAGGTGCTCAACATGCAGCAGGAGAACAACCGGGTGTCCGACGAGCTGCAGGCCGGCCAGGACCACGTCAAGGGCCTCCAGGCCGAGATCGAGAAGAGGCTGCTCCACGGGGGCGTCGCACTGCCggacgccgacgcggcggccgggccACCTGCATTGACGCGCGTCGCCTCCAAGTCCAAGGTGCCGCTGCAGTCCTTCCTCTTCCCGGCCAAAACCAAGAAGCCATCGCTGTTTGCGCGCGTCACACCTGTTGTTctccagaagcagcagcccGACCTCAGGTTCCTTGCCAAGCTGCAGCCGAGGTAG
- the LOC102709695 gene encoding protein NETWORKED 2D-like isoform X2 has protein sequence MLQRAASNAYSWWWASHIRTKQSKWLDSHLQDMEHRVKCMLLLLGEEADSFSKRAEMYYKRRPEVITQVEEVYRAYRGLADRYDIMSGELHKANHTIATAFPDQVQYAMLEEEDDNIPKAFTPVDQRRIHKSTVDGLMMKKKKKGGGGGEQLPPSGGTAPIDKDNAREEISRLQKEILVMQTEKEFIKSSYETGIAKYWDLEKNINEMQEQVCHFQDKFDESAVIEDDEARALMTATALKSCQDTIVKLQEQRKTSAGQAMGESERVKLLRERVKAIMNGHGRTLPEPGDKNARKSHGLEMEEAQHVRAGEFETQTVLDKIKEHFERDGDISVAEITEQIDELVDKVVDLELMVSSQTSQVDRLCRENSELEDSLRSLEEENASLVSGSDEVNERLKKLEEEMVRVQALESCFHKDESTIRSSFREAISRLSDISEMLQSPAASARTLPDAKAEAEVDPGQKSASAAATQEVDPGEKSAAAAATPAVEERGISRERGSLVRLRHISSDNLGGCDDDDALQAEEGGDEAKKKVAEYKALLEEHKRKLAELERKNQECMQEIKSLRELVSSSEAAAGGGDGSGGRRGHRRTPSYSLGHHRKQSLSSISRMIRMGSTIPEGDESSSSEVEEVKLELPAVATSSSSSPSPLEDKFRKDIDTLLEENLEFWMKFSSSLQRVQEFQRKHDELLLQLQQASNGDKQKQEQQLRALKTELQVWSEQNAMLRGELQCRFASLCDVQEEITAALEGEEGHGFTSYQAAKFQGEVLNMQQENNRVSDELQAGQDHVKGLQAEIEKRLLHGGVALPDADAAAGPPALTRVASKSKVPLQSFLFPAKTKKPSLFARVTPVVLQKQQPDLRFLAKLQPR, from the exons ATGCTGCAGCGGGCGGCGAGCAATGCGTATTCATGGTGGTGGGCGAGCCACATCCGCACCAAGCAGTCCAAATGGCTTGATAGCCACCTCCAAG ATATGGAACACAGGGTCAAGTGCATGCTGTTACTCCTCGGAGAGGAAGCAGATTCCTTCTCGAAGAGGGCGGAGATGTACTACAAAAGGCGGCCGGAGGTGATCACTCAGGTGGAGGAAGTGTACCGGGCGTACAGGGGCCTGGCCGACCGCTACGACATCATGTCCGGCGAACTGCACAAAGCAAACCATACTATCGCGACGGCTTTCCCTGACCAAGTGCAGTACGCGATGCTCGAAGAGGAGGACGACAACATCCCCAAGGCGTTCACCCCTGTGGATCAGCGTAGAATCCACAAGTCCACTGTTGACGGgctgatgatgaagaagaagaagaaaggaggaggaggaggagagcagcTGCCGCCTTCAGGTGGCACGGCTCCCATCGACAAGGACAACGCTCGCGAGGAGATCAGCAGACTACAGAAAGAGATACTTGTGATGCAGACCGAGAAAGAATTCATCAAGAGCTCATACGAGACTGGCATCGCAAAGTACTGGGATCTTGAGAAGAACATCAACGAGATGCAGGAACAGGTTTGCCATTTCCAAGACAAGTTCGACGAAAGTGCGGTGATTGAGGATGACGAAGCCAGGGCCTTGATGACAGCAACCGCGCTTAAATCTTGCCAGGACACCATCGTCAAGCTGCAGGAGCAGCGGAAGACATCAGCCGGCCAGGCGATGGGCGAGTCGGAGAGGGTCAAGCTTCTGCGAGAGAGGGTCAAGGCTATAATGAACGGGCATGGCAGAACTCTGCCGGAGCCCGGCGATAAGAACGCGAGGAAGAGTCATGGGCTTGAGATGGAAGAGGCGCAGCATGTCAGAGCCGGTGAATTCGAGACGCAGACGGTACTGGACAAGATCAAGGAACATTTTGAGAGGGACGGCGACATCTCGGTGGCGGAAATCACAGAACAGATCGACGAGCTTGTTGACAAAGTGGTTGATTTGGAGCTTATGGTGTCATCGCAGACGTCGCAGGTAGACAGGCTTTGCCGGGAGAACAGCGAGCTGGAGGATTCCCTGAGGAGTTTGGAGGAAGAGAACGCGTCCCTTGTCAGCGGGTCGGATGAAGTAAACGAGAGGCTGAAGAAGCTAGAAGAGGAGATGGTGAGAGTGCAGGCTCTGGAGAGCTGCTTCCACAAGGACGAGAGCACAATCCGGTCGAGTTTCAGGGAAGCCATAAGCAGACTGAGTGATATCTCAGAGATGTTGCAGTCACCGGCGGCCTCTGCACGCACATTGCCAGATGcgaaggcggaggcggaggtggatcCTGGTCAAAAatcagcatcagcagcagcaacgcaGGAGGTGGATCCTG GTGAaaaatcagcagcagcagcagcaacgccggcggtggaggagagaggaattTCGCGGGAGAGAGGGTCGTTGGTACGGCTGCGTCACATCTCCTCCGATAACCTGGGAGGATGTGACGACGATGACGCGCTgcaggcggaggagggaggagacgaGGCGAAGAAGAAGGTGGCTGAGTACAAGGCTCTCCTCGAGGAGCACAAGAGGAAGCTGGCGGAGTTGGAGAGGAAGAACCAGGAGTGCATGCAGGAGATCAAGTCGCTGCGTGAGCTGGTGAGCAgctcggaggcggcggcaggaggaggagacggcagcggcgggcggcgtggGCACCGGAGGACGCCGAGCTATTCGTTGGGGCACCACCGGAAGCAGAGCCTGTCTTCCATCTCGAGGATGATCAGGATGGGGTCGACCATCCCTGAAGGCGacgagagcagcagcagcgaggtggaggaggtgaaacTGGAGCTGCCCGCCGTggccacgtcgtcgtcgtcgtcgccgtcgcccctggAGGACAAGTTCCGCAAGGACATCGACACGCTGCTGGAGGAGAACCTGGAGTTCTGGATGAAGTTCAGCTCCTCCCTGCAGCGGGTGCAGGAGTTCCAGCGCAAGCACgacgagctgctgctgcagctgcagcaggcGAGCAACGGCGACAAGCagaagcaggagcagcagctgaGGGCGCTCAAGACGGAGCTGCAGGTGTGGTCGGAGCAGAACGCGATGCTGCGGGGAGAGCTGCAGTGCAGGTTCGCGTCCCTGTGCGACGTGCAGGAGGAGATcacggcggcgctggagggggaggagggccACGGGTTCACGTCGTACCAGGCGGCCAAGTTCCAGGGCGAGGTGCTCAACATGCAGCAGGAGAACAACCGGGTGTCCGACGAGCTGCAGGCCGGCCAGGACCACGTCAAGGGCCTCCAGGCCGAGATCGAGAAGAGGCTGCTCCACGGGGGCGTCGCACTGCCggacgccgacgcggcggccgggccACCTGCATTGACGCGCGTCGCCTCCAAGTCCAAGGTGCCGCTGCAGTCCTTCCTCTTCCCGGCCAAAACCAAGAAGCCATCGCTGTTTGCGCGCGTCACACCTGTTGTTctccagaagcagcagcccGACCTCAGGTTCCTTGCCAAGCTGCAGCCGAGGTAG